One genomic window of Halovivax cerinus includes the following:
- a CDS encoding CinA family protein — MFDDIDRDLPMRVADELREAEETLAVAESCTGGLVGATLTAIPGASDFFEVGLTTYAYGAKRQHLGVTREALDEHGAVSEPVAREMASGVRDVCDVTWGLSITGVAGPTGGTEDAPVGTVFVGVAYAGPWGTETSFVEVERERFDGDRAAVRAATVDRALELLVETSDRVDR; from the coding sequence ATGTTCGACGACATCGATCGCGACCTGCCGATGCGAGTCGCCGACGAACTCCGCGAGGCGGAGGAGACCCTCGCCGTCGCCGAGTCGTGCACCGGCGGGCTCGTGGGCGCGACGCTGACGGCGATTCCCGGCGCGAGCGACTTCTTCGAGGTCGGACTGACGACGTACGCCTACGGCGCGAAGCGCCAGCACCTGGGGGTCACCCGCGAGGCGCTGGACGAACACGGGGCGGTCTCCGAACCGGTCGCCAGGGAGATGGCGAGCGGCGTGCGAGACGTCTGCGACGTAACGTGGGGCCTCTCGATCACCGGCGTCGCGGGTCCAACCGGCGGAACCGAGGACGCACCCGTCGGAACGGTGTTCGTCGGCGTCGCCTACGCCGGCCCGTGGGGAACCGAGACGTCGTTCGTCGAGGTCGAACGCGAGCGGTTCGACGGCGACCGTGCCGCGGTCCGGGCGGCGACCGTCGATCGTGCGCTCGAATTGCTCGTCGAGACGAGTGATCGGGTCGATCGCTAA
- a CDS encoding metal-dependent hydrolase, whose protein sequence is MNKRDHVMNAILVGIGLGALVDPSGGESTAQAMLMIGVPVLLGALVPDIDTVMGDHRKTFHNLPVLVGFVAFPHAFGNLQYVWIGIVTHYVLDVAGNTRGIAVFYPLLNREYGLPIGVPANSHAADVVTLLITGAELALAMAILYGLENGWFQTIPTAIDAVRPVLGL, encoded by the coding sequence ATGAACAAACGGGATCACGTCATGAACGCGATCCTCGTCGGGATCGGACTCGGTGCGCTGGTGGACCCGAGCGGTGGCGAGTCGACCGCACAGGCGATGCTCATGATCGGCGTCCCGGTCCTCCTCGGCGCACTCGTCCCCGACATCGACACCGTGATGGGTGATCACCGAAAGACCTTCCACAACTTGCCGGTGCTCGTCGGCTTCGTCGCCTTCCCGCACGCGTTCGGCAACCTCCAGTACGTCTGGATCGGGATCGTCACCCACTACGTGCTGGATGTCGCCGGGAACACCCGGGGCATCGCTGTCTTCTATCCCCTGCTGAACCGGGAGTACGGCCTCCCGATCGGCGTCCCGGCGAACAGCCACGCCGCAGACGTCGTGACGCTACTGATAACCGGAGCAGAGCTCGCACTGGCGATGGCGATTCTCTACGGCCTCGAGAACGGCTGGTTTCAGACGATTCCGACGGCGATCGACGCGGTTCGACCGGTCCTCGGGCTGTGA
- a CDS encoding DUF7139 domain-containing protein, translating into MTSLTEAYNGNKREVTSTRRLYTGTGLVLAGGVLAVLAILVATTDHLSFVASGTLPSREVAGTLGGLAVPVVLVGVFTVLPASLLAQVAAAISATICLVGVVLFRHAYPKHWAGHGQDLTFFVSLVYLVGLFSAILCLFVVVVNFKMRNDPGGALEMNVTRQGRTKVVEVERDTGGVSGVGFLGATPDGDVETQTNAQSDGSRNGTDRISSAVSDAASSVASTATRSASGRASGSATGRPTPTSDGGVESTDITSPLDDTGRVDRTTPAEPADHYCGNCRHFEYRRGSSGMVPYCTHHGERMDDMDPCEQWTANR; encoded by the coding sequence ATGACTAGTCTCACGGAGGCGTACAACGGAAACAAACGGGAGGTGACGAGCACGCGACGGCTCTACACCGGAACGGGACTCGTTCTCGCGGGCGGGGTCCTGGCCGTCCTGGCCATCCTCGTCGCCACCACCGACCACCTCTCGTTCGTCGCGAGCGGGACGCTCCCCTCTCGGGAAGTCGCCGGGACGCTCGGCGGGCTCGCCGTCCCCGTCGTCCTCGTCGGCGTCTTCACCGTCCTCCCCGCGAGCCTGCTCGCGCAGGTGGCCGCCGCGATCAGCGCGACCATCTGTCTGGTCGGCGTCGTGCTCTTTCGCCACGCCTACCCGAAGCACTGGGCCGGACACGGCCAGGATCTCACGTTCTTCGTCTCCCTCGTCTACCTCGTCGGCCTCTTCAGCGCTATCCTGTGTCTCTTCGTCGTCGTGGTGAACTTCAAGATGCGAAACGACCCGGGTGGCGCCCTCGAGATGAACGTCACCCGTCAGGGTCGGACGAAAGTCGTCGAGGTCGAACGGGACACCGGCGGGGTGAGCGGTGTCGGGTTCCTCGGCGCGACACCGGACGGGGACGTCGAAACCCAGACGAACGCACAGTCGGACGGGTCCCGAAACGGAACCGATCGGATCTCGTCGGCCGTCTCGGACGCCGCGTCGTCCGTCGCCTCGACGGCCACCCGCTCTGCGAGCGGCCGTGCAAGCGGTTCGGCGACCGGCCGGCCAACGCCGACCAGCGACGGCGGTGTCGAGAGCACGGACATCACGTCACCGCTCGACGACACCGGCCGCGTCGATCGAACGACCCCCGCCGAACCGGCCGACCACTACTGTGGTAACTGTCGGCACTTCGAATACCGTCGCGGGTCGAGTGGAATGGTACCGTACTGCACCCACCACGGCGAGCGGATGGACGACATGGACCCCTGCGAGCAGTGGACGGCCAACCGGTGA
- a CDS encoding DUF5789 family protein → MGDDEDDNPIELGEHTPVDGAPLARVSSRLHWPIEASEIDRREGETVVRTPDGPVKLEDLLSTIDVTYFDSRQTFERHVRDAMGGGPVRTAE, encoded by the coding sequence ATGGGCGACGACGAGGACGACAATCCGATCGAACTCGGCGAGCACACACCGGTCGACGGCGCGCCACTAGCGCGCGTGAGTTCACGGTTGCACTGGCCGATCGAGGCGAGCGAGATCGACCGCCGAGAAGGCGAAACCGTCGTCAGGACACCCGACGGACCCGTCAAACTGGAGGATCTGCTCTCGACGATCGACGTCACGTACTTCGACTCTCGCCAGACGTTCGAACGCCACGTCCGGGACGCGATGGGTGGCGGGCCCGTTCGGACGGCCGAGTAA
- a CDS encoding CPBP family glutamic-type intramembrane protease, giving the protein MATDEQGDPIRSAVERLSPFTWVQTSIFAGAVFTLCWMVFVPAEIDGRVVVDGTFLLGGPLALGLAHGERIGWRVNRPALRNTVLLALFVLPFYLVGSTFPTIRDFYPLWETSADPAAFVPHAFKLFFLALAAETYYRGLLCVGVRSIGMKAVLISPVVYMFHHAGKPPIEFLLSGPTDVLFGTVDYTSNSILPSVVAHGAGLVLLDWLVLHDPLFDPGPLLSVLEVVPIPL; this is encoded by the coding sequence GTGGCCACCGACGAACAGGGCGATCCGATTCGATCGGCCGTCGAACGGCTCTCGCCGTTTACCTGGGTCCAGACCTCCATATTCGCCGGCGCCGTGTTCACTCTCTGCTGGATGGTGTTCGTTCCGGCCGAGATAGACGGTCGCGTCGTCGTCGACGGGACGTTCCTCCTCGGCGGTCCGCTCGCGCTCGGTCTCGCCCACGGCGAGCGAATCGGCTGGCGCGTCAACCGCCCCGCCCTCCGGAACACCGTCTTGCTCGCGCTGTTCGTCCTGCCGTTTTACCTCGTCGGATCCACGTTCCCGACCATCAGGGACTTTTACCCGCTGTGGGAGACGTCGGCCGATCCGGCTGCGTTCGTCCCTCACGCGTTCAAACTCTTCTTCCTCGCACTGGCGGCGGAGACGTACTACCGCGGACTGCTCTGCGTGGGCGTTCGCTCCATCGGTATGAAGGCCGTTCTCATCAGTCCGGTCGTCTACATGTTTCACCACGCAGGGAAACCGCCGATCGAGTTCCTCCTCTCCGGTCCGACCGACGTTCTCTTCGGCACGGTCGACTACACGTCGAACTCGATTCTCCCATCGGTCGTCGCTCACGGGGCCGGGCTCGTCCTCCTCGACTGGCTCGTCCTCCACGATCCACTCTTCGACCCGGGGCCGCTGCTCTCGGTGCTGGAGGTCGTACCGATTCCGCTCTGA
- a CDS encoding AI-2E family transporter — protein sequence MDVRTGFFALLILGLGVVGYLLVEPFLQYVLGAGLLAFMLRPVHLRLAASVGPRISAALLTLLVLLVAIVPLIVLSVIVLATAAEFVDQLERGDVETVQESLRSLFVDRFGVSTERMEQVEGALESGIEDAAYTASETVLSEFVSIINTTIHTSFGFMTLLFLLYYFLLDGERFLDWVRHVAPLHDAVQDELLSEIASVTWAVIFSHLLVAIVVGVLGGVGFAVAGLPNVAFWTVVMIVVTILPVIGVWLVWGPAVVYLLSVGAVVPALVLLVYGLAILSLIDNYLRAIFVDQGSGLHPAVVLVGVLGGIYLLGILGLFLGPVLLAVFKVSLAVFSENWHQLGPEEPQATPQRAE from the coding sequence ATGGACGTTCGGACCGGTTTCTTTGCCCTCCTGATTCTCGGGCTCGGCGTCGTCGGATACCTCCTCGTCGAGCCGTTCCTCCAGTACGTACTCGGCGCCGGGTTGCTCGCGTTCATGCTGCGCCCGGTCCACCTGCGACTCGCAGCCAGCGTCGGCCCGCGAATTTCGGCGGCTCTGTTGACCCTGCTCGTGTTACTCGTGGCGATCGTCCCGCTCATCGTCCTCTCGGTTATCGTCCTGGCGACGGCCGCGGAGTTCGTCGATCAACTCGAACGGGGTGACGTCGAGACGGTCCAGGAGTCCCTCCGATCCCTCTTCGTCGACCGGTTCGGGGTGTCCACCGAACGGATGGAACAGGTCGAAGGGGCACTCGAGAGCGGGATCGAAGACGCCGCGTACACGGCCTCCGAGACCGTCCTCTCCGAGTTCGTCTCGATCATCAACACCACCATCCACACCAGTTTCGGGTTCATGACGCTTCTGTTCTTGCTGTACTACTTCCTGCTCGACGGCGAGCGCTTTCTCGACTGGGTACGCCACGTCGCGCCACTGCACGACGCCGTCCAGGACGAACTGCTCTCCGAGATCGCGTCCGTCACGTGGGCGGTCATCTTCAGCCACCTGCTGGTGGCGATCGTCGTCGGCGTCCTCGGCGGTGTCGGCTTCGCCGTCGCCGGCCTCCCGAACGTGGCCTTCTGGACCGTCGTGATGATCGTCGTCACGATCCTGCCGGTCATCGGCGTCTGGCTCGTGTGGGGACCGGCCGTCGTCTACCTGCTTTCGGTCGGTGCGGTCGTCCCAGCGCTCGTCTTGCTGGTGTACGGTCTCGCGATCCTCTCGCTCATCGACAACTATCTCCGGGCCATCTTCGTCGATCAGGGATCCGGGTTGCACCCGGCGGTCGTCCTCGTCGGCGTCCTCGGCGGCATCTACCTGCTCGGCATCCTGGGGCTCTTCCTCGGGCCCGTCCTGCTCGCGGTGTTCAAGGTGAGCCTCGCCGTCTTCAGCGAAAACTGGCACCAACTCGGACCCGAGGAGCCACAGGCGACGCCACAGCGTGCGGAGTGA
- the nreA gene encoding DNA repair protein NreA codes for MRLDEYIEDLEPDEEAERRRLAKEKSYAITDHLSDVERRFDDVISGDSLVGSSAPSIFVGRSNYPDIPVGLLSPVGDEDHAEEYVTDGQWYQQGYGIDDVLQRRTGLLNSSKRANVDAPSIASRLAPSVHDVWDGFVGVQREVAIADRPVDLEIGLDGKPDLNLDVGTDVATPRGPRATARDAELRENPHVPKQVEKTLEDDDWQAQGAMNYLYRRGFDVYEINSILSAGALGEAENRRLVPTRWSITAVDDAVGEYLRGRIRNRPSIDEVQVWMNEYVGNRYWVILAPGTWEFELVEMKAPGSVWNPAPSGNIWMGSASEGYEGRSSYVEETAGAYYASRLGVLEHLESIGRQAKCLVLREVSDEYWAPVGVWQVRESVRNAFEGVPGGARDRERDSLAGEYGTAETFHDAVATVAEQLPVSLERLRRKSELAAGLQSNLAAFANRR; via the coding sequence ATGCGCCTCGACGAGTATATCGAGGACCTGGAACCCGACGAGGAGGCCGAGCGTCGGCGCCTCGCGAAAGAGAAGTCCTACGCGATCACGGACCACCTCTCGGACGTCGAGCGCCGCTTCGACGACGTCATCAGCGGTGACTCCCTCGTCGGATCGAGCGCGCCCTCCATCTTCGTCGGGCGATCGAACTACCCCGACATCCCGGTGGGGCTGCTCTCGCCCGTAGGCGACGAAGATCACGCCGAAGAGTACGTCACCGACGGGCAGTGGTACCAGCAGGGGTACGGCATCGACGACGTCCTCCAGCGGCGCACCGGTCTGTTGAACTCGAGCAAGCGGGCCAACGTCGACGCCCCAAGCATCGCCTCGCGGCTCGCCCCGTCGGTCCACGACGTCTGGGACGGCTTCGTCGGCGTCCAGCGCGAGGTCGCCATCGCGGACCGTCCGGTCGATCTGGAGATCGGCCTGGACGGCAAACCCGATCTGAACCTCGACGTGGGGACGGACGTCGCCACACCCAGGGGACCGCGGGCGACCGCGCGCGACGCCGAACTCCGCGAGAACCCACACGTGCCGAAGCAGGTCGAGAAGACCCTGGAGGACGACGACTGGCAGGCACAGGGCGCGATGAATTACCTCTACCGCCGCGGGTTCGACGTCTACGAGATCAACTCGATCCTCTCGGCCGGTGCCCTCGGCGAGGCCGAGAATCGCCGGCTCGTTCCCACTCGCTGGTCGATCACGGCCGTCGACGACGCCGTCGGCGAGTACCTTCGGGGGCGCATCCGTAACCGGCCGAGCATCGATGAGGTCCAGGTCTGGATGAACGAGTACGTCGGCAACCGCTACTGGGTGATCCTGGCACCAGGCACCTGGGAGTTCGAACTCGTCGAGATGAAAGCCCCCGGCAGCGTCTGGAACCCTGCACCGTCGGGGAACATCTGGATGGGCAGCGCGAGTGAGGGCTACGAGGGCCGATCGAGCTACGTCGAGGAGACCGCGGGTGCCTACTACGCTTCCCGACTCGGTGTACTCGAACACCTGGAGTCGATCGGTCGGCAGGCGAAGTGTCTCGTCCTCCGCGAGGTCTCCGACGAGTACTGGGCGCCGGTCGGCGTCTGGCAGGTCAGAGAGAGTGTTCGCAACGCCTTCGAGGGGGTTCCCGGGGGCGCACGCGATCGCGAGCGCGACTCGCTCGCCGGTGAGTACGGGACCGCCGAGACGTTCCACGACGCTGTCGCGACCGTCGCAGAGCAACTCCCCGTCTCGCTCGAGCGACTCCGGCGGAAGTCCGAACTCGCCGCCGGCCTCCAGTCGAACCTCGCCGCGTTCGCGAACCGGCGGTGA
- a CDS encoding transcription initiation factor IIB, with amino-acid sequence MTRSTRQRERTRETVEDDEQEGIRTCPECESDNLVKDSDRGELICEDCGLVVEEEKIDPGPEWRAFNHQERQEKSRVGAPTTQTMHDKGLTTTIDWKDKDAYGRSISSKKRSQMHRLRKWQERIRTKDAGERNLQFALSEIDRMASALGVPRSVREVASVIYRRALKEDLIRGRSIEGVATSALYAACRKEGIPRSLEEISEVSRVERKEIGRTYRYISQELGLEMRPVDPKKYVPRFCSELELSEEVQTKANEIIEKTAEEGLLSGKSPTGYAAAAIYAASLLCNEKKTQREVADVAQVTEVTIRNRYQEQIEAMGIHG; translated from the coding sequence ATGACACGGTCCACCCGCCAGCGGGAGCGCACGCGTGAGACGGTCGAGGACGACGAACAAGAGGGGATTCGGACCTGCCCGGAGTGTGAGTCCGACAATCTCGTGAAAGATTCTGATCGGGGGGAGCTCATCTGTGAAGATTGTGGGCTCGTCGTCGAGGAGGAGAAGATCGACCCGGGCCCGGAGTGGCGCGCGTTCAACCACCAGGAACGCCAGGAGAAGTCCCGCGTCGGCGCGCCGACGACCCAGACGATGCACGACAAGGGGCTGACGACGACCATCGACTGGAAGGACAAGGACGCCTACGGGCGCTCGATCTCCTCGAAGAAGCGCAGTCAGATGCATCGGCTGCGAAAGTGGCAAGAGCGCATCCGGACGAAAGACGCCGGCGAACGCAACCTGCAGTTCGCCCTCTCCGAGATCGACCGGATGGCCTCCGCGCTCGGCGTCCCGCGATCGGTCCGGGAGGTCGCGTCGGTCATCTATCGACGCGCACTGAAAGAAGACCTCATCCGCGGGCGGTCCATCGAGGGCGTCGCGACGTCGGCACTCTACGCGGCCTGCCGGAAGGAAGGCATTCCGCGTAGTCTCGAGGAGATTTCTGAAGTATCCCGGGTCGAACGCAAGGAGATCGGGCGAACCTATCGCTACATCTCCCAGGAACTCGGCCTCGAGATGCGACCCGTCGACCCCAAGAAGTACGTTCCCCGCTTTTGCTCCGAACTCGAACTCTCCGAAGAGGTCCAGACCAAGGCCAACGAGATCATCGAGAAGACCGCCGAGGAGGGACTCCTCTCGGGCAAGTCGCCAACCGGCTACGCCGCCGCGGCCATCTACGCCGCCTCGCTGCTCTGTAACGAGAAGAAGACCCAGCGCGAGGTCGCCGACGTCGCGCAGGTGACCGAAGTGACGATTCGGAACCGCTACCAGGAACAGATCGAAGCGATGGGCATCCACGGCTAG
- the rnhA gene encoding ribonuclease HI, which translates to MPTIECDVDGARERLESAGVSIEAGNTDHERWRASRGEATAVAYDGKVVIQGANPRDIEAILRESGGRVHLYWDGGSRGNPGPAGIGWVLVTGDGIVAEGSDTIGEATNNQAEYEALIAALEAAREYGFDEVHCRGDSELIVKQVTGAYDTNDPVLREKRVTVVEHLSSFDEWTIEHVPREANEHADDLANEALDRA; encoded by the coding sequence ATGCCGACCATCGAATGCGACGTCGACGGTGCGCGCGAGCGACTCGAATCCGCGGGCGTGTCGATCGAGGCGGGCAACACCGATCACGAACGCTGGCGGGCGAGTCGCGGCGAGGCGACGGCCGTCGCCTACGACGGCAAGGTCGTGATTCAGGGAGCGAACCCGCGCGACATCGAGGCGATCCTCCGCGAGTCCGGCGGTCGGGTCCACCTCTACTGGGACGGCGGGTCACGCGGCAACCCCGGACCGGCGGGGATCGGTTGGGTTCTCGTCACCGGCGACGGGATCGTCGCGGAGGGGAGCGACACCATCGGCGAGGCGACCAACAACCAGGCCGAGTACGAGGCCCTGATCGCGGCCCTCGAGGCCGCCCGCGAGTACGGTTTCGACGAGGTCCACTGCCGCGGCGACTCCGAACTGATCGTCAAACAGGTCACCGGCGCGTACGATACGAACGATCCGGTACTCAGAGAGAAACGCGTGACGGTCGTCGAGCACCTCTCGTCGTTCGACGAGTGGACCATCGAGCACGTTCCGCGCGAGGCCAACGAGCACGCGGACGACCTCGCGAACGAGGCTCTCGATCGCGCCTGA
- a CDS encoding DUF7108 domain-containing protein: MDDSPADDSGSGGAPDDGERSRGGDRSPRDAADAPLPDDVVAEAERLTRLARNATDPDERAAYIQRRDEIVAEYDYAARVREADDTLVCHPEHWLEDGVVRTERIDDLSTAVERSLSGPGDPDDWAALDADNRDLVERVRSEAGDVHAANASAFADFMGNHCAKPMTAATADEIEQFLGEYYVRNAWPDPDARAVVVDSIEITFAVAGVEPPAFTPPDMDDSPGRSAGRSERGT; encoded by the coding sequence ATGGACGACTCCCCCGCGGACGATTCCGGCTCTGGCGGCGCTCCCGACGACGGCGAACGGTCGCGTGGCGGTGACCGCTCACCCCGGGACGCCGCCGACGCGCCCCTTCCTGACGACGTCGTCGCGGAAGCCGAACGACTCACTCGCCTGGCCCGGAACGCGACGGACCCGGACGAGCGTGCGGCCTACATCCAGCGGCGCGACGAGATCGTCGCCGAGTACGACTACGCCGCGCGTGTGAGAGAGGCGGACGACACGCTGGTCTGTCACCCCGAACACTGGCTGGAGGACGGCGTCGTCCGCACGGAGCGCATCGACGACCTCTCGACGGCCGTCGAACGGTCGCTCTCTGGGCCCGGGGACCCCGACGACTGGGCGGCCCTCGACGCGGACAACCGCGACCTGGTCGAGCGCGTGCGCTCCGAAGCCGGAGACGTCCACGCGGCGAACGCGTCGGCGTTCGCGGATTTCATGGGCAACCACTGCGCCAAACCGATGACGGCGGCGACGGCGGACGAGATCGAACAGTTCCTCGGCGAGTACTACGTCCGCAACGCCTGGCCGGACCCCGACGCCAGAGCTGTCGTCGTCGACTCGATCGAGATCACATTCGCGGTTGCCGGCGTCGAACCGCCGGCGTTCACACCACCCGACATGGACGACTCGCCGGGTCGGAGCGCCGGCAGGTCCGAACGAGGCACGTGA
- a CDS encoding PadR family transcriptional regulator, with product MSEAQSVTDDTRKARDLTAFQNNILTILSTEPMYGLAIKRELEDYYGTEVNHGRLYPNLDELVDLDLIEKSELDKRTNQYELTDEGYDAVIDQLEWTLSKVVTNDERASEIESIVDGSY from the coding sequence ATGTCAGAGGCACAATCAGTTACCGACGACACACGCAAAGCACGCGACCTGACCGCCTTCCAGAACAACATCCTGACGATCCTGTCGACCGAGCCCATGTACGGGCTGGCGATCAAGCGGGAGCTGGAAGACTACTACGGCACCGAGGTCAATCACGGACGACTCTACCCCAACCTCGACGAGCTCGTCGACCTGGACCTGATCGAGAAGAGCGAACTGGACAAGCGAACGAACCAGTACGAACTCACCGACGAGGGCTACGACGCCGTCATCGACCAGCTCGAGTGGACGCTCTCGAAGGTCGTAACGAACGACGAGCGCGCGAGCGAGATCGAATCGATCGTCGACGGCAGCTACTGA
- a CDS encoding inorganic diphosphatase — MPNLWEELETGPNPPETIYAVVECLKGERNKYEYDKDVPGVVLDRVLHSNVHYPSDYGFIPQSYYDDEDPFDVLVLVEDATFPGCVIEARPVALMKMDDDGEQDDKVIAVPTEDPRFDHIEDLDDIPTQRRDEIDEFFSTYKNLEEGKEVETLGWEDRQAAYDAIEHAQDLYDEHFG, encoded by the coding sequence ATGCCTAATCTCTGGGAAGAGCTAGAGACCGGACCGAACCCGCCAGAAACCATCTACGCCGTCGTCGAGTGCCTCAAAGGCGAGCGTAACAAGTACGAGTACGACAAGGACGTCCCCGGCGTCGTCCTGGACCGCGTGCTCCACTCGAACGTTCACTACCCCTCGGATTACGGCTTCATCCCGCAGAGCTACTACGACGACGAGGATCCGTTCGACGTCCTCGTCCTCGTCGAGGACGCGACCTTCCCCGGCTGCGTCATCGAGGCGCGTCCGGTCGCGCTGATGAAGATGGACGACGATGGCGAGCAGGACGACAAGGTGATCGCCGTCCCCACCGAGGATCCTCGATTCGACCACATCGAGGATCTCGACGACATCCCGACGCAGCGCCGCGACGAGATCGACGAGTTCTTCTCGACGTACAAGAACTTAGAGGAAGGAAAGGAAGTCGAGACGCTCGGCTGGGAGGACCGACAGGCCGCCTACGACGCCATCGAACACGCCCAGGACCTCTACGACGAACACTTCGGCTGA